In Leptolyngbya sp. NIES-2104, the genomic window TTGACGATCGCGCTTGCCTGCCTCGAACTCGGACGCGAACAATGGCAGCAAGGACAATACGAAAGTGCGGCTGAAGCGCTGGAAACCGGGCAGGAATTGTTATTGCGCGAAGGATTGTTTGCCGGAGTCAGAGGCGAAATTCAATCGGATCTCTATAAGCTGCGTCCGTATCGAATTTTGGAATTGTTGGCGATGCCCGATGACGAACAAAGCGATCGACAACAGGGCTTACGACTGCTTAAAGATATGCTGCGAGAACGGGGCGGCATTGATGGCACTGGAAATGATCAATCTGGCTTGAGTATTGATGATTTCCTCAGATTTATTCAGCAACTGCGCGGATATTTGACCGCAGAAGAACAACAGGCATTATTCGAGGAAGAATCTCGCCGCCCGTCTGCGGTCGCGACTTATTTGGCGGTTTATGCACTCCTGGCACGAGGATTCGCGGATCATCAGCCTGCTCTGATTCGACGTGCGAAATTAATGTTGTTGCGGCTGGGTAGTCGGCAAGATGTTCACCTAGAACAATCTGTGTGTGCATTGTTGTTAGGACAGACCGAAGAAGCCAGTCGAGTGCTAGAACTCTCACAAGAATACGAGCCGCTGGCATTCATTCGCGAAAATTCTCAAGGCGCACCGGACTTACTGCCAGGATTATGTCTTTACTCAGAACGTTGGCTTCAGGATGAGGTTTTCCCTCACTTCCGTGATTTAGCGAAACGAGAAGCTTTACTAAAAGACTATTTTGCAGATGAGCAAGTTCAGGCTTATCTCGAGGAATTGCCCGTCGATGGGGAAGTGCTGACCGATTGGTCAATGGCAGAACGCGGTTTAGTTCACCATGAATTGAGCTACGGAGCCACATCAAGAAATGGTAAATCGATCGCAGTCGAAGACAACTACGGCGGACATCGATCGACTACTGCAACCTTAACCGCAACGCCTGAAGTCGCGGCTTCAGAACGATCGACAAAATTGGCTGGCACAGAAACCCGTTCAACCGTTGCGCGTCCCGCTCGTAATGGTCGCCCGCGCCCGCCACAAACTCGTCATCAAGAGCCGGATCACACCGAACCGAGAGCAAGAGCACCGAGGGAAAATCGTCGATCGCGCTGGTTACCGATCATTCTCGGACTGGCACTGGCGATGGGTCTAGGCTTTTTGATTATCCGAGCACTCCGAGCGTTCACCAATCCAAACGCTCAAACCGCAAATGATGCCATTCCAGTCCAGCTTGATCAACCGATCGTGCATTTAGTCCCGCCTGGGCAAGCCGTGTCGCTTTCCGGCGAGATGAATCAACCTCTGGCTCAGAAAGTGTTAGAAACTTGGCTAGATGCGAAAAAATTGGCGATGGGTAAAACTCATGACCCGTCCAAGTTGTCGCAAATTCTCATCGACCCTCGACTGTCCGAGTGGCAGCGCAATGTCGAGGAAAGTAAGCGGGATAACTTATATATCGAGTACGATCATGCGGTCAAAGTCGATCGCGTTGAAGTTAGTCCAACTGATCCGAATCAAGCCAGCGTAAAAGCGACTGTTACCGAGGTTCGGAAGTATTTTCCGGGCGGTCAGGCAGGCGAAGTTCAGACCGATCGAGATATGTCAGTTCGCTATACCTTAGTGCGACAAGACAATCAGTGGCGGATTAAAGACTGGCAGTAAAATTAACTCGAAAATGTCCGTCCTTTGACTGC contains:
- a CDS encoding IMS domain-containing protein; this translates as MRIPLDYYRILGLPMQATADQLKQAHRDRTLQLPRREYSEAAIATRRDLLDRAFAILSDPAQRKSVDEELLGLQYENDADAATIGLDDRQLIGALLILQELGEYELVLKIGRPYLSSGTASIRDGRFGDPRIALSDIVLTIALACLELGREQWQQGQYESAAEALETGQELLLREGLFAGVRGEIQSDLYKLRPYRILELLAMPDDEQSDRQQGLRLLKDMLRERGGIDGTGNDQSGLSIDDFLRFIQQLRGYLTAEEQQALFEEESRRPSAVATYLAVYALLARGFADHQPALIRRAKLMLLRLGSRQDVHLEQSVCALLLGQTEEASRVLELSQEYEPLAFIRENSQGAPDLLPGLCLYSERWLQDEVFPHFRDLAKREALLKDYFADEQVQAYLEELPVDGEVLTDWSMAERGLVHHELSYGATSRNGKSIAVEDNYGGHRSTTATLTATPEVAASERSTKLAGTETRSTVARPARNGRPRPPQTRHQEPDHTEPRARAPRENRRSRWLPIILGLALAMGLGFLIIRALRAFTNPNAQTANDAIPVQLDQPIVHLVPPGQAVSLSGEMNQPLAQKVLETWLDAKKLAMGKTHDPSKLSQILIDPRLSEWQRNVEESKRDNLYIEYDHAVKVDRVEVSPTDPNQASVKATVTEVRKYFPGGQAGEVQTDRDMSVRYTLVRQDNQWRIKDWQ